A single window of Onychostoma macrolepis isolate SWU-2019 chromosome 16, ASM1243209v1, whole genome shotgun sequence DNA harbors:
- the LOC131521764 gene encoding interferon-inducible GTPase 5-like, whose protein sequence is MESQDPAVVEAVKASGESTLEKATAKAKETFDQLMNVSLNIAVTGRTGSGKSTFINALRGLNKDVNDDDDDDDADYDDDDGNDDDDDDDDDDDEDDGAAHTGVTETTMKLTMYEHPAVPNVKIWDLPGIGSPKFKANKYMKDVKFDTYDFFIIINSERFTENDVMLAKEIKKRKKNFYFIRSKIDNDIRAEKKKRRFNKKKILNKIREDCQINLKELGDPKVFLISSFELEKYDFERLQNTLEEELPEHKRSALLQAWPVCSAESLEKKIKMFKGMIWAVSFTSAGVAVIPVPGVSAACDASMVVLFLTRCYYAFGLDEKSLTRLSEKVNNPHLKDLAKSKFVTAIKEKALTRIQVSAALATVATAEFFLSLVPGVGSAAAAGISFGTTYYLLREGLNDLANTAREIRKEAGVDKI, encoded by the coding sequence atgGAAAGTCAAGACCCTGCTGTTGTTGAGGCAGTAAAGGCATCAGGCGAGTCCACCCTGGAAAAGGCCACAGCAAAagctaaagaaacatttgacCAGTTAATGAATGTCTCACTTAACATTGCTGTGACTGGAAGAACAGGATCTGGGAAATCCACCTTCATAAATGCACTTAGAGGTCTGAACAAAGATgtgaatgatgatgatgatgatgatgatgctgattatgatgatgatgatggtaatgatgatgatgatgatgatgatgatgatgatgacgaagATGATGGAGCAGCACATACTGGAGTCACAGAAACTACAATGAAGCTCACCATGTATGAGCATCCTGCagtgccaaatgtgaaaatcTGGGACCTGCCTGGAATAGGAAGTCCAAAATtcaaagcaaataaatacatgaaagatGTCAAATTTGACACCTATGATTTCTTCATTATAATTAATTCAGAGAGGTTTACAGAGAATGATGTTATGTTggctaaagaaataaaaaaacggAAGAAAAACTTTTACTTCATTCGCTCCAAGATTGACAATGACATCAGagcagagaaaaagaaaagaagattcaataagaaaaaaattcttaacaaaataagagaggaCTGTCAGATAAATTTGAAAGAACTGGGAGACCCCAAAGTATTCTTGATATCATCTTTTGAATTGGAGAAATATGATTTTGAAAGACTTCAAAACACTCTGGAAGAAGAGCTTCCAGAACACAAGAGATCTGCTCTTCTACAAGCCTGGCCAGTGTGCTCTGCTGAGTCTCTCGAGAAGAAGATCAAGATGTTTAAAGGGATGATCTGGGCCGTATCTTTCACCTCTGCTGGTGTAGCAGTCATCCCTGTGCCTGGTGTGTCGGCAGCATGTGATGCAAGCATGGTTGTGCTTTTCCTCACAAGGTGCTACTATGCATTTGGTTTGGATGAAAAATCACTGACAAGGCTTTCAGAAAAAGTGAACAATCCCCACCTGAAAGATCtggccaaatcaaagtttgtTACTGCCATCAAAGAAAAAGCTTTGACCAGAATTCAAGTCTCTGCTGCGCTTGCTACCGTTGCTACAGCTGAGTTTTTCTTGAGTCTCGTTCCAGGTGTAGGCAGTGCTGCTGCTGCAGGAATATCCTTCGGTACTACGTATTACCTCCTGAGAGAAGGATTAAATGATCTGGCAAATACGGCTCGAGAAATCAGAAAAGAAGCTGGTGTGGACAAAATATAA